The genomic region GCCCGCGCGTCGGCCACGGCGCGGTCGACGACCCGGGCCAGCGACCCTCCCCAGCGCGGACTTCCGGGGAGCGGCAGCAGATGGACCATCCCGATGAGAAGACGCGAGAGCCCGGGGAGCGGCTCGCGGCTCACGACCCGACCCTCGGAGGAGCGGCGAGCCCCGCCGACGACCGGGGACGACCCGGCGCGATGGGAATCGGCTCGGGCCGGCTCACGGAGCGCCTAGGAAGCTGTCGGAGTAATCGCGCGCCAACGCCTCGCCCAGCCGCCGCGGGTCGGTGTTCCACTCCGAGCGCGGGCTTGCCCGCGGAACCCTCCCGGGGGAGGGTCTGGGAGGGGGCCGTCGAGGCCCCCTCCCATGATCTAGGGTTCCTCCTCGACGCTGTGGGCGCCGCCCGTCGCGCTCTCCTTGCGCGCGTGGGCGACGAGCCGCCGGAAGCGCTCCTGGAGCCGGTCCAGCTCCTGGTCGGACAGCTCCTCGATGTCGATCAGCAGATTCGAGGCGCCCTCGACTGCCGCGATCAGCTCGTTCAGCTTGAGCTGAATGGCGTGGGCGTCCTTGTTCTGGGTGTGCTGGATCAGGAAGACGATCAGGAACGTGACGATGGTCGTCCCCGTGTTGATGATGAGCTGCCAGCTGTCGGAGTAGCCGAAGAGGGGCCCGGTGAAGCTCCAGACGACGATCGTGAGCACGGCAAGAATGAAGGCCGACGGGCTGCCGACCAGGAGTGAGATCCGGCGGGCGAACTGCTCGAACGCCTCGTGAAGCCGGGCTGGGATCGGGATGGACCGCCGTCGCCTGCCGGCAGCACCGCCGGGACCGGGACGTTTGGCCGACGGATTCCGAGAGGGCATGGTCGCACCTCGCACTCGGAGGACGAGGTCCTCGTCAATGGGACTCGTGGCCGGTGGCCGCCGGACTGGTCTCGACAGCCATCGGCGTCGCATCTATTCTCATTATTCCATGAGTGACCGCGCGGCTCTCCTGGTCATCGGCCTCGTCTCCGTCCTGGTCATCGGGCTGGTCGCCGTGCTCCTCCTGGGCCGGACCGCCGAGGGCCGCGGGGCGCCCGCCGTCTCGGCGCTCCCCGCGATCAATGCCGGCCTCAACGGAGCGAGCGCGGTCCTCCTGACGGCAGGCTTCCTCCTCATCCGCCGCAAGCGGGTCGCCGCTCACCGGACCTGCATGCTCACCGCCTTCACCCTGTCCACGCTGTTCCTGGTTTCCTACGTGATCTACCACGCGCAGGCGGGGTCGGTGGCCTTCACGGGGCGGGGGCCCGTCCGCGCGGCCTACTTCGTGCTGCTCGTCTCCCACATCGTGCTGGCGGCGCTCATCGTGCCGCTGGCCCTGACCACGATCTACCGCGCGCTCGGCGGCGACTTCGCGCGCCACCGGCGGATCGCCCGGGTCACCCTGCCGATCTGGCTCTACGTGTCGATCACGGGCGTCGTCGTCTACTGGATGCTCTACCACCTCTTTCCCTCGCCGTGACGGCGGAGGTATAGTGCGCGCCATGAGCCGGCCCGGGCCGATCCCCGTCGCATCCCGTCGTCCGCGGCTTTCCAGAGGGGTAGACCCATGAGGTGGCCTCGCTGGCTCGGTTGGGCCCGGGACACCGAGCAGGCGCGTCGCGTGGCGCTCCTGGCCCGGACCCCGGTCTTCGCGGGCCTCTCCCGGCGGCTGCTCGGTCGCCTGGCCACCCAGCTCTTCGAGAAGGCCTACACGCCCGGCGACGTCGTCTTCCGGGAGGGCGATCCCGGCAAGGGGCTCTTCATCGTCCTCGAGGGGGCGGTGGCGATCACGCAGGCGGCGCCCGGCGGCGACCTGGTCCTGCGCTCGCTCGGCCCCGGGGCCTGCTTCGGCGAGCTCGCCCTGATCGACGACCTGCCGCGCTCGGCCACCGCCCGGGTGACCGCCCCCTCACGCCTGCTCATCCTGTATCGGACCGACTTCGAGGCACTGGTGGAGGGGAGCCCGGGCATCGCGCGAGTAGTGCTGCGCAACCTGCTCCGCACGCTCGCGACGTACGTGCGGCGGACCAATGCCGCCGACTCCCACGGCGCCGTGGCCCCCGCTGCGGACCCCCGGTCCCCGGGGACGCCATGACCGAGCCGCAGGGCGGCGCGAGGCCCGATCGGGGAAGGCTGCTGCCCTGGATCCTGGGCGGGGCCGCCGTCGTGGTTGTCGTCTATCTCTTTCGGGGCCTCGTGCTGCCGCTGTTCCTGGCCGCCGGCGTGGCCTACCTGCTGAACCCCTTGATCGTGTGGGCCGAAGGCATCGGCACGAAGCGCAGCGTGGCGGTCATGGGACTCTACCTCGCGTTCGCCCTCGTCGTGGTGGGCGGGGGCTTCGCCCTGGGCCCGCGCCTCCGCGCCGAGGCCGGGGCGCTCGCCGAGGGACTGCCGGCGCTGACGGACCAGGTCGAGGCGGCCATCGACCTGGCCGTCCGCGAGCTGCGTGACACGTACCCCGGACTTCGTCGCGTGCTGCCGAATCCGGAAGGCCGAACCCGCTGGCTCGAGCCCCTCGTCGCGGGGCGGGGCGGCAACCTGACCGAACTGCTCGAGCATGCCGGGAAGGTGTTCATCACCGTCGTCCTGGTCCCGCTCTTCGCCTTCCTCCTCCTGCGGGACAGCCGGCGGGCGATCGCGTTCGTCATGGACCGGCTGCCGCCCATCCACATCGAGACCACCGTGGCCGTCTGGTGCGAGATCGAGCAGATCATCGGACGCTACCTCCGGGGCGTGGCCCTGGACGTGCTCGCCGTCGGCGTGCTGGCCTCGGTCGGCCTCTGGGCGCTCGGCGTACCCTATCCCCTCTTGCTAGGGGCGTTCGCCGGGCTCGCCAATGCCGTGCCGTTCCTGGGCCCGATCCTCGGCGCGAGCGCGGCCGGCCTGGCGGTGCTCACCGACGGTCAGGGCATCGCCGCCGTAGCCCGCGTCGTGGCCCTCTTCGTCGCGATCAAGGTCGTAGACGACGTCCTGCTCCAGCCGCTGACCATCGGCCGGAGCCTGCACCTCCACCCCATGCTCCTTCTGGCCTCCGTCGTCGCCGGCAACCAGGCCCTCGGCATCTTCGGCATGGTGCTGGCCGTGCCGTTCGTCACCGCGCTCCAGGAGATCGCGCGGCTCCTCCTCGAGCACCACCGGGCCATGGCGGGTCCGGCTCCGACCTCCGGCGAGGCCGCGGCGGCGCCGCACTACGTCTGCTGAGCCCTGAAGGACGCGGGGGCGCCCGGCCGGCCGGCGGCGCTTGACGGCCCCGGGCCCGTCTGATACGGTACCGCCCAGCCGTTGACGGGGTCCCGGGTGCGCCCCCGCAGGGGCCAAGAGGGAAGGCGGTGCGAGACCGCCGCGACCCCGTCACTGTGATCGGGGACGAAAGTCGCCGAGTGGCCACTGGCGCCGGACAGCGGCGCTGGGAAGGCGGCGACGAGTAGGACGATCCGAAAGCCAGGAAACCTGCCCGGGACCCGAGTTGCCCTGACCGGTCTTCGAGGGGAGGCCCGGGTGCCGCACGCTCTCTCGCCGAGTCCGCTCCCCGACCACCGTCTCCGGTGAGCGCCCGGACCCTGCTGGTCCTGGGCGGCGCCCGCGCCGGCAAGAGCGCCTACGCGGTTGCGCGCGCCGCCGTCGTGGGTGAGCGCGTCACCTTCGTGGCGACGGCTGAAGCTGGAGACCCCGAGATGGCGGCGCGGATCGCCTGCCACCAGGCCGACCGGCCGCCGCGCTGGAACACGGTGGAGGCGCCGCTCGCGCTCGCCGAAGCCGTGGCCGGGCTCGAGGGGAAAGCCGACGCGGTCATCGTCGACTGCCTCACCCTGTGGGTCGCCAACCTGCTCGCCCGGCGCCCCGACCTGCCGGACCGCGAGCTACTCGTCGAGGCGGAGCGACTCGCGGACCTCGGCCAGCGCCGCCTGTTCGGGCTCGTCCTGGTGTCGAACGAAGTCGGCTGGGGAGTCCACCCCGAGACCGCGCTCGGCCGCCGCTTCCGGGACGCCCTGGGACTCGTCAACCAGGCCGTCGCGCGCGCGGCGGACGAGGTGGTGCTGCTGGTGGCCGGCTGCCCCTGGTGGCTCAAGCGTCTCCCGTGAGCTCGCTGGACGCGCTGCTCAGCCGGATCGTGGCCCCGGATCCTCACGTGGCTCTGGCCGCCCATGCGCGCCTCGAGCGCCTCACCAAGCCGCCCGGGAGCCTCGGGCGGCTCGAGACGCTCGCCGCGCGCGTCGCCCTCATCACGGGACAGGCGATGCCGCGCGTCGCCGCGCCGGTCATCTTCACCCTCGTCGGGGACCATGGCGTCGTGACCGAGGGCGTGAGCGCGTACCCGCAGGCGGTGACGGCGCAGATGGTCGAGAACTTCTGTCAGGGCGGCGCCGCGGTGAACGCTCTCGGGCGCCACGTCGGCGCCCGGGTCGTGGTCGCCGACCTGGGCGTGGCCGTCGACCTCGGACCGCGGCCCGGACTCGAGCTGCGGAAGATCGCCCGGGGTACGCGGAACTTCGCCGAGGGCCCCGCCATGACGCGCGAGGAGGCGCTGGCGGCGATCGCGGCTGGGGCCGCGCTCGTCGAGGACGCCGCCCCGGATTGCATCGGCACCGGCGAGATGGGCATCGGCAACACGACCGCGGCGAGCGCGCTCACCGCGGCGCTCACCGGCGCCGACCCCGCGGCGGTGACGGGGCGGGGGACGGGGGTGGACGATGCCGCCTGGGCGCGAAAGGTGGCGGTGATCCGGCGGGGGCTGGGGACGAATCGTCCCGACCCCCGCGACGGACTCGGCGTCCTCGCGGCGGTGGGCGGCCTCGAGATCGCGGGGCTGGTGGGCGTCGTCCTCGCCGGCGCCGCCCGCCGCGTCCCTGTGGTCCTCGACGGCTTCATCGCGACCGCGGCCGCACTCGTCGCCGTCCGCCTGCGGGCCGAGGTCCGCGAGTACCTGATCGCGGCCCACCGCAGCGCCGAGCCGGGTCACGGGGTCCTCCTGGAGACGCTGGGCCTCGCCCCGTACCTCGACCTCGGCATGCGGCTCGGCGAGGGGACCGGCGCCGCCCTGGGGATCGGGCTCATCCGGGCCGCCCTCGCCTGTTACACGGACATGGCGACCTTCAAGGAGGCCGGCGTGTCGGGACGGCTCCCCTGAGGCGCCGATGATCCGCGCGCTGTGCGTGGCCGGCCTGGCGTCGTCCGTGGGCAAGACCACCGTGACCCTCGCGCTGGCCGCGGCCTTCCGTCGCCGCGGGCTCCGCGTGCGCTGCGCCAAGGTGGGGCCGGACTTCATCGACCCGGGCTTCCATGAGGCGGTCAGCGGCGCGCCGAGCCGGACGCTCGACAGCTGGATGCTGTCCCACGATGCGCTGCGCGCGGCCTTCGCCCGCACCGGGACGGACGCGGACCTGGTCCTGGTCGAGGGCGTCATGGGCCTCTTCGACGGCCTGGACGGCCGGAGCGAGACGGGGAGCACCGCGGAGGTCGCCAAGCGACTGGGCCTCCCGGTCCTCCTCGTCGTCGACGCGGCGGCCCAGGCCCGCAGCGCGGGGGCGGTGGTCCTGGGCGCCGAGCAATACGATTCCGGCCTCGAGGTGGCCGCGGTCGTGTTCAACCGCGTCGGAGGCGAGCGCCATACCGGGTGCCTCACCGACGCCTTGGCCGGTCGGTGCCGCGCCCTCCCGCTCGGTGCCCTGCCGTGGCGGGACGACCTCCGCCTGCCCGAGCGCCACCTGGGCCTCGTCACCGCCCGCGAGCGGCGGTTCCCACCGGGCATGTTCGAGGCGCTGGCGGACCTGGCCGAGGACGGCGTCGACCTCGACGGGTGCCTGGCCCTCGCCCGGAGCACCGTCGGCGCCGAGGCTCCGGCGCCGTGCGGGCCGGCCCGGATCCGCCTCGGCGTCGCCCTCGACCCGGCGTTCCAGTTCTACTATCCCGACAATCTCGAGGCGCTCCGCTTGGCGGGCGCCGAGATCGTCGCGTGGAGTCCGCTCGAGGACTCGCGGCTTCCGGAGGTCGACGCGCTCTACCTGGGGGGCGGATACCCCGAAGTACACGCGGCCCGGCTCGCCGAGAATGGCGCGGCGCGCGCGGCCGTCGCCGCGTTCGTCCGCGACGGGCGGCCGGTCTACGCCGAGTGCGGCGGCCTCATGTATCTCGCCGAGACCCTGGAAGACATGGAAGGTCGGCGCCAGCCGATGGTCGGGGTGCTGCCGCTTCACGTGCGCATGACGCCCCGGCGGCTGACGCTCGGCTACCGGGAAGTCCGCCTGGACTCCGCCGGGCTCCTCGGTCCGGCCGGGTCCCGCCTCCGCGGCCACGAGTTCCACCGCTCCCATCTGGCGGCGCCGCCGGCCGGGGTCGAGACCTCCTATCGCGTGGTCGATCCCGCGGGCGGCGAGCCGTGGCGCGAGGGCTACCGCGTGGCCAACACGCTGGCGAGCTACGTGCACCTCCACCTCGGCTCGCGGCCCGGGACGGCCGAGGCGTTCGTGGCGGCCTGCGACCGCGCGCGGCCCGGGCTCACCGCCCGATGAGGCGCGCGAGGCTGCCGCTCGCGGCCGTCCTCGTCGTCGCCCTCGTGGGGGCGGCCGCCCCCTCGCGGGCGGCGGAGGTCCAGGACATGCTCGGGCGGCGGGTCACCGTCCCCGAGCGGCCGGGCCGCGTGGTCTCGCTCGCCCCGAGTCTCACCGAGATCGCCTACGCCGTGGGGGCCGGGGAGCAGCTGGTGGGCGTGACGGAGTACTGCGACTTCCCGAGAGAGGCGCGGGCGAAGCCCAAGGTAGGCGGCATTTACACCCCGAACTTCGAGGTGATTCTCACCCTCAAGCCCGACCTCGTCCTGGCGACGACCGAGGGCAACCGGGAGGAGCACATCCGCGGTCTCGAGGACCTCGGGATCCCGGTCTACGTCGTCCGGCCGCTCGACTTCGTCACCGTGCTCGACTCGATCGAGCGCATCGGCCGGGTGCTCGGCCGCGAGACCGAGGCGCGGCGGCGTGTGGACGCGATGAAGCGCCAGGCGGATGAGGTCGCGCGGGCCGTGCAGGACGCGCCGCGGCCGCGGGTGCTCTACGTGCTGTGGGGGGACCCGCTCATCGTGCCCGGACGCGACACGCTGATCACCGACCTGATTCGCCGCGCCGGTGGCGAGAGCGTGACGGGAGACGAGCGGTTGCCCTATCCCCGCTTTTCGCTGGAGGAGGCCGTCGCGCGCCGGCCCGAGCGGATCGTCCTGGCCCAGCACGGGGAGGTGACGGTCGACGAGCGGCTCCGGGAGTGGCAGCATCTCACGCTGCTGCCGGCCGTCCGGCAGGGCCGCGTGTACCGGATCGACGGCGACCTGGTCCATCGCCCGGGCCCGCGGATCGTGGAGGGGTTACGGGCCCTCGCCCGGCTGCTCCACCCGGAGGTGGCCTGGTGATCACGCGGCGGCGCGTCCTCCTCACCACCGGCGCCGTCGCGCTGGCCCTCGCCGCCGTCTCGCTCGGCGCGCTCGCCCTCGGCGCGGCCCGGCTGAGTCCGGCGGAGGTCGTCGCCACCCTGCTCGGGCGTCAGGTGTCGGAGCTGGCGACGACGGTGGTCCTCGGCCTCCGGCTGCCCCGAATCCTGCTGGCTGCCCTGGCCGGCATGGGACTGGCGGTGGCCGGGGTGGGCTTCCAGGCGGTGACGCGGAACCCCCTGGCCGATCCGGCGGTACTCGGGGTCGCCAGCGGAGCCGCGCTCGGCGCGGTGCTGGGCCAGATCGCCGGGCTCGAGGGGTCGCTCCTCGCCGCGTTCGGGCTGTCGGCCGCCGCCTTCCTGGGCGCCCTGGTCGCCGCCAGCGCCGTCTACCTCATCGCATCCGTCGGCGGACGCCTCCCCATCCAGACGCTCCTGCTGGCCGGCGTGATCATCGGGCTCTTCTTCTCGGCGGCCATCACGCTGATCATCTCGCTGGCCGACTTCGCCCGGCTCGGCGGGATCCTCCACTGGCTCATGGGCAGCCTCGGCGCCGCCGGGTACCGTCCCGTCGTGGTGATGGCGCTCGGCTGCGCGGCGGGTATCGGCGCGATCTACGCCCAGGCGCGTGCGCTGAACCTCCTGGCCCTCGGCGAGGAGCCGGCGCTCCAGCTCGGTGTCGAGGCCGAGCGCGTCAAGCGCGTCATCTTCGTCGCGGCCTCGCTCCTGACCGGGGTCATCGTGGCCCACACGGGCCCGATCGGCTTCGTGGGCCTCATCGTGCCCCACGCGGTGCGGCTGACCGTCGGGTCGGACAACCGCCTGCTGATCCCGGCCGCCGCCGGCGTCGGGGGGGCCTTCCTCGTCCTGGCCGACACGCTCGCTCGGGTCGTCGCCCGGCCGGCCGAGCTCCCGGTCGGCGTCATCACGGCGTTCTGCGGGGCGCCGTTCTTCATCTACCTGCTGCGCACTCGACTGCGGGAGCGCCTGGGGTGACGCCGCTGGTCGAGGTGCGGAGCGTGCGCTTCGGCTACGGGGGTGCCTTCCGCCTCGAGGGCATCTCGTTCGAGGTGGCGGCCGGGGAGGTCCTCGGCGTCATCGGGCCCAACGGCTCGGGGAAGACGACGCTGATCCGGCTCCTGTCGAAAGTGCACGAGCCGGACGGCGGCGAGATCCGCGTCGACGGCGCGCCGCTCGGACGGCTGTCGCGGCGCGCCCTGGCCCGCCGAGTGGCGGTCGTGCCGCAGGAGGTCGGCGCGGCCTTCCCGCTGACCGTGGAAGAGCTCTGCCTGATGGGGCGCCATCCTCACGCGGAGGGCCGATTCTTCGAGGGGCCCCAGGACCTGACGCGGGCCCGCGAGGCCATGGCGCTGGCCGGGGTGCTCCCTCTCGCGGGCGAGCGGCTCGACACGCTTTCCGGCGGCGAGCGCCAGCGCGCCGCGCTGGCGCGAGCGCTCGCCCAGGAGCCGCAGCTTCTCCTGCTCGACGAGCCGACCAGTCACCTGGACCTGCGCCATCAGCGGGAGCTGGCCGGGCTTCTCCGGCGGCTCAACCGCGACCGGGGCACGACGATCCTCCTGGTGAGCCACGATCTGAACCTGGCCAGCGAGGTGACCGATCGGCTGATCCTCCTGAGCTGCGGGCGTCTGGCCAAGGTCGGGACCCCGGCCGAAGTGCTCGACGAGCCCACCCTCGAGGCCGCCTATGGCTGCCCCGTGCGAGTGGACAAGAGCCCGGTTTCCGGGCGGCCCATGGTGGCCGTCCGGTGGCCCGAGACCGTCGACGAGGGGAGGTGAGAGCGGCGGGTATCGGATGAACTCGTCCCCGATGCCGGGAAGCCGGTGGAGGCGCCGCCGCTGCGCGCCGAGTCCGGCACTGTCCCGCAACTGTGAGTGGGGAGCGCCCCGCCGACGAACCACTGGGGTGAGGAGCCCTGGGAAGGTGCGGTGTGCGCGATGAGCCACGAGTCAGGAGACCGATCGGGGACGAGCGAAGCGGCACTCTTTCGCGGAACAGGAGGGTGCGATGAACGGGATGACTCGATGGGGTGGGCTGACGATCCTGGGATGGGCGATGGCCGCCGGTCCGGTGGCGGCGCAGCCGGCGACGCCGTCCCCGAGCGAGGTTCAGCGGGCGGAGCCGGTGGTCATCACGGCCACCCGGCTCGAAGAGCCGCTGGAACAGATCGGTGGGTCGGTGACGATCATTCCGGAAGAGGTCCTGCGCGCGCAGGAGTACCGGACGGTGGAGGAGGCGCTGCGCTCGGTGCCGGGAGTCGACGTGCAGCGCTCGGGCAGCCTCGGAAAGCTCACGACCGTGCGGATCCGCGGGGCCGCGCCGACCCAGGTGCAGGTCCTGGTCGACGGCGTGCGG from Candidatus Methylomirabilota bacterium harbors:
- the cobU gene encoding bifunctional adenosylcobinamide kinase/adenosylcobinamide-phosphate guanylyltransferase — protein: MSARTLLVLGGARAGKSAYAVARAAVVGERVTFVATAEAGDPEMAARIACHQADRPPRWNTVEAPLALAEAVAGLEGKADAVIVDCLTLWVANLLARRPDLPDRELLVEAERLADLGQRRLFGLVLVSNEVGWGVHPETALGRRFRDALGLVNQAVARAADEVVLLVAGCPWWLKRLP
- a CDS encoding iron ABC transporter permease encodes the protein MITRRRVLLTTGAVALALAAVSLGALALGAARLSPAEVVATLLGRQVSELATTVVLGLRLPRILLAALAGMGLAVAGVGFQAVTRNPLADPAVLGVASGAALGAVLGQIAGLEGSLLAAFGLSAAAFLGALVAASAVYLIASVGGRLPIQTLLLAGVIIGLFFSAAITLIISLADFARLGGILHWLMGSLGAAGYRPVVVMALGCAAGIGAIYAQARALNLLALGEEPALQLGVEAERVKRVIFVAASLLTGVIVAHTGPIGFVGLIVPHAVRLTVGSDNRLLIPAAAGVGGAFLVLADTLARVVARPAELPVGVITAFCGAPFFIYLLRTRLRERLG
- the cobT gene encoding nicotinate-nucleotide--dimethylbenzimidazole phosphoribosyltransferase; translation: MSSLDALLSRIVAPDPHVALAAHARLERLTKPPGSLGRLETLAARVALITGQAMPRVAAPVIFTLVGDHGVVTEGVSAYPQAVTAQMVENFCQGGAAVNALGRHVGARVVVADLGVAVDLGPRPGLELRKIARGTRNFAEGPAMTREEALAAIAAGAALVEDAAPDCIGTGEMGIGNTTAASALTAALTGADPAAVTGRGTGVDDAAWARKVAVIRRGLGTNRPDPRDGLGVLAAVGGLEIAGLVGVVLAGAARRVPVVLDGFIATAAALVAVRLRAEVREYLIAAHRSAEPGHGVLLETLGLAPYLDLGMRLGEGTGAALGIGLIRAALACYTDMATFKEAGVSGRLP
- a CDS encoding low affinity iron permease family protein, with the protein product MPSRNPSAKRPGPGGAAGRRRRSIPIPARLHEAFEQFARRISLLVGSPSAFILAVLTIVVWSFTGPLFGYSDSWQLIINTGTTIVTFLIVFLIQHTQNKDAHAIQLKLNELIAAVEGASNLLIDIEELSDQELDRLQERFRRLVAHARKESATGGAHSVEEEP
- a CDS encoding AI-2E family transporter, with protein sequence MTEPQGGARPDRGRLLPWILGGAAVVVVVYLFRGLVLPLFLAAGVAYLLNPLIVWAEGIGTKRSVAVMGLYLAFALVVVGGGFALGPRLRAEAGALAEGLPALTDQVEAAIDLAVRELRDTYPGLRRVLPNPEGRTRWLEPLVAGRGGNLTELLEHAGKVFITVVLVPLFAFLLLRDSRRAIAFVMDRLPPIHIETTVAVWCEIEQIIGRYLRGVALDVLAVGVLASVGLWALGVPYPLLLGAFAGLANAVPFLGPILGASAAGLAVLTDGQGIAAVARVVALFVAIKVVDDVLLQPLTIGRSLHLHPMLLLASVVAGNQALGIFGMVLAVPFVTALQEIARLLLEHHRAMAGPAPTSGEAAAAPHYVC
- a CDS encoding cobalamin-binding protein, with the protein product MRRARLPLAAVLVVALVGAAAPSRAAEVQDMLGRRVTVPERPGRVVSLAPSLTEIAYAVGAGEQLVGVTEYCDFPREARAKPKVGGIYTPNFEVILTLKPDLVLATTEGNREEHIRGLEDLGIPVYVVRPLDFVTVLDSIERIGRVLGRETEARRRVDAMKRQADEVARAVQDAPRPRVLYVLWGDPLIVPGRDTLITDLIRRAGGESVTGDERLPYPRFSLEEAVARRPERIVLAQHGEVTVDERLREWQHLTLLPAVRQGRVYRIDGDLVHRPGPRIVEGLRALARLLHPEVAW
- a CDS encoding cobyrinate a,c-diamide synthase gives rise to the protein MIRALCVAGLASSVGKTTVTLALAAAFRRRGLRVRCAKVGPDFIDPGFHEAVSGAPSRTLDSWMLSHDALRAAFARTGTDADLVLVEGVMGLFDGLDGRSETGSTAEVAKRLGLPVLLVVDAAAQARSAGAVVLGAEQYDSGLEVAAVVFNRVGGERHTGCLTDALAGRCRALPLGALPWRDDLRLPERHLGLVTARERRFPPGMFEALADLAEDGVDLDGCLALARSTVGAEAPAPCGPARIRLGVALDPAFQFYYPDNLEALRLAGAEIVAWSPLEDSRLPEVDALYLGGGYPEVHAARLAENGAARAAVAAFVRDGRPVYAECGGLMYLAETLEDMEGRRQPMVGVLPLHVRMTPRRLTLGYREVRLDSAGLLGPAGSRLRGHEFHRSHLAAPPAGVETSYRVVDPAGGEPWREGYRVANTLASYVHLHLGSRPGTAEAFVAACDRARPGLTAR
- a CDS encoding cyclic nucleotide-binding domain-containing protein; the protein is MRWPRWLGWARDTEQARRVALLARTPVFAGLSRRLLGRLATQLFEKAYTPGDVVFREGDPGKGLFIVLEGAVAITQAAPGGDLVLRSLGPGACFGELALIDDLPRSATARVTAPSRLLILYRTDFEALVEGSPGIARVVLRNLLRTLATYVRRTNAADSHGAVAPAADPRSPGTP
- a CDS encoding DUF420 domain-containing protein, with protein sequence MSDRAALLVIGLVSVLVIGLVAVLLLGRTAEGRGAPAVSALPAINAGLNGASAVLLTAGFLLIRRKRVAAHRTCMLTAFTLSTLFLVSYVIYHAQAGSVAFTGRGPVRAAYFVLLVSHIVLAALIVPLALTTIYRALGGDFARHRRIARVTLPIWLYVSITGVVVYWMLYHLFPSP
- a CDS encoding BtpA/SgcQ family protein; protein product: MSREPLPGLSRLLIGMVHLLPLPGSPRWGGSLARVVDRAVADARA
- a CDS encoding ABC transporter ATP-binding protein, translated to MTPLVEVRSVRFGYGGAFRLEGISFEVAAGEVLGVIGPNGSGKTTLIRLLSKVHEPDGGEIRVDGAPLGRLSRRALARRVAVVPQEVGAAFPLTVEELCLMGRHPHAEGRFFEGPQDLTRAREAMALAGVLPLAGERLDTLSGGERQRAALARALAQEPQLLLLDEPTSHLDLRHQRELAGLLRRLNRDRGTTILLVSHDLNLASEVTDRLILLSCGRLAKVGTPAEVLDEPTLEAAYGCPVRVDKSPVSGRPMVAVRWPETVDEGR